A stretch of the Microcebus murinus isolate Inina chromosome 6, M.murinus_Inina_mat1.0, whole genome shotgun sequence genome encodes the following:
- the ALDH6A1 gene encoding methylmalonate-semialdehyde/malonate-semialdehyde dehydrogenase [acylating], mitochondrial produces the protein MAAVVAAAAVRTRILQFSSKVKSTWYSASSFSSSVPTVKLFIDGKFVESKSDKWIDIHNPATNEVIGRVPQATKAEMDAAVASCKRAFPAWADTSVLSRQQVMLRYQQLIKENLKEIAKLITLEQGKTLADAEGDVFRGLQVVEHACSVTSLMLGETMPSITKDMDLYSYRLPLGVCAGIAPFNFPAMIPLWMFPMAMVCGNTFIMKPSERVPGATMLLAKLLQDSGAPDGTLNIIHGQHEAVNFICDHPNIKAISFVGSNQAGEYIFERGSRNGKRVQANMGAKNHGVVMPDANKENALNQLVGAAFGAAGQRCMALSTAIFVGEAKKWLPELVDRAKNLRVNAGDQPGADLGPLITPQAKERVCHLIDSGTKEGASILLDGRKIKVKGYENGNFVGPTIISNVKPNMTCYKEEIFGPVLVVLETETLDEAIKIVNDNPYGNGTAIFTTSGATARKYSHLVDVGQVGVNVPIPVPLPMFSFTGSRSSFRGDTNFYGKQGIHFYTQLKTITSQWKEDDATLSSPAVAMPTMGR, from the exons TTTTCTTCCAAAGTGAAATCCACCTGGTATTCAgcatcttccttttcttcttcagtg CCAACTGTAAAGCTCTTCATCGATGGGAAATTTGTTGAATCCAAAAGCGACAAATGGATCGATATCCACAATCCA GCCACCAATGAGGTAATCGGTCGTGTCCCTCAGGCCACCAAGGCTGAAATGGATGCAGCCGTCGCTTCCTGCAAACGTGCTTTTCCTGCATGGGCAGACACTTCAGTATTAAGCCGTCAGCAGGTCATGCTCCGCTATCAACAACTTATTAAAGAAAACTTG AAAGAAATCGCCAAGTTAATCACGTTGGAACAAGGGAAGACCCTAGCTGATGCTGAAGGAGATGTATTTCGCGGCCTTC AGGTGGTTGAGCATGCCTGTAGTGTGACATCTCTCATGCTGGGAGAGACCATGCCATCCATCACCAAAGACATGGACCTTTATTCCTACCGTCTGCCTCTGGGAGTGTGTGCAGGCATTGCTCCATTCAATTTTCCTGCCATGATCCCCCTTTGGATGTTTCCCATGGCCATGGTGTGTGGAAATACCTTCATAATGAAACCATCAGAGCGAGTCCCTGGAGCAACTATGCTTCTTGCTAAGTTGCTCCAGGATTCTGGTGCCCCTGATGGAACACTGAACATCATTCATGGACAACATGAAG ctgtaaattttatttgtgatCATCCAAACATCAAAGCAATCAGCTTTGTGGGCTCCAACCAAGCAGGAGAGTACATCTTTGAGAGAGGATCGAGAAACGGCAAGAGGGTTCAAGCCAACATG gGAGCCAAGAACCATGGAGTAGTCATGCCAGATGCCAATAAGGAAAATGCCCTGAACCAGCTGGTTGGGGCAGCATTTGGAGCTGCTGGTCAGCGCTGCATGGCTCTTTCCACAGCAATCTTTGTGGGGGAAGCTAAAAAGTGGCTGCCAGAACTAGTGGATCGTGCCAAAAACCTGAGAGTCAATGCAG gagaccagcctggagcTGATCTTGGCCCTCTGATCACTCCCCAGGCCAAAGAACGAGTCTGTCATCTAATTGATAGTGGAACAAAGGAGGGAgcttccatccttcttgatgggCGAAAAATTAAAGTCAAAGGCTATGAAAATGGCAACTTTGTTGGACCAACTATCATCTCAAATGTGAAG CCAAATATGACCTGTTACAAAGAGGAGATTTTTGGTCCAGTTCTTGTGGTTCTAGAGACAGAAACATTGGATGAAGCCATCAAAATTGTAAATGATAACCCATATGGAAATGGAACTGCCATCTTCACCACTAGTGGAGCCACTGCTCGGAAATATTCTCACCTGGTGGATGTTGGACAG GTGGGAGTGAATGTCCCCATTCCAGTGCCTTTGCCAATGTTCTCATTCACTGGCTCTCGATCTTCCTTCAGGGGAGACACCAATTTCTATGGCAAACAG GGCATCCATTTCTACACTCAGTTAAAGACCATCACTTCTCAGTGGAAAGAAGATGATGCTACTCTTTCCTCACCTGCTGTAGCCATGCCTACCATGGGCCGTTAG